The DNA region GTGATCGACGACCTCGGCGAGGTGCTGGTTCACGGCGTCGCGCTGAAACCCGGTCACCCGGTCTGTCTCGGGATCGTCGAGGAGACGCCGGTGCTCGCGTTGCCGGGGTATCCGGTGGCGTGTCTCATCAACGCGGTCCAGTTCCTGCGGCCGACGCTCGCGTGGCTCCAGGGGACCGAGGCGACCCCCCATCCGACGGTGGCGGCGCGTCTCGAGCGAAAGATCGCCTCGGAGCCAGGAACGCGGACGTTTGCCCGGGTGTCGCTCGAAGCGGATGAGGGAGTCGAGCAGGCGCACGAGGGACACGAGGAAGGGGAAGAAGGTGGGGAGCTGGTCACGACCCCCACGCGAGCGAGCGGGTCGGGCGTGCTCTCGAGCGTTGCGCTCGCCGACGGCTGGGTCGTCGTCCCGGAAGAGCGAGAGGGGATTCCAGCGGGTGAAACAGTGGCGGTGGAGAACTGGGAACCCTGGTTCTGAGCGGAGCGAGGCGACGAGGCGTCGGACTGTGGCGAACAGGCGACACACCGCTACCGCGATCCGTCGTGTCGCACGACCGCCGCGCGGATCGCGTCTCGAGTCAGTTCACGCCGGGTTTGGCCTCTCATTCGTACATAAACTCCCGTACAGCGATCGGGTCGAAGTGAGCCGAGCGCGCCGGTGGACACTCGAGGTTTTTACGGCATCGCTTCCAAGGACGCCCATGGCCCGCAAGGAATTTCGGGATCTCGCGACACCCGAGCAAGCCCACGAGGCGATTCGGTCGCTGTCGCTCGAGGGCGGCATCGACCGCGTCCCCCTGTCAGAGGCACGCGGCCGGGTACTGGTGACGCGCGTCGACGCCGAACTGGACGTCCCCGGCTTCGATCGCTCGAGTCTAGACGGCTACGCCCTCCGCGCGAGCGACACGTTCGGAGCGGACGAAGCCGACCCAGCTCGCCTCGAACTGGTTGGGGAGGTCCACGCCGGCGAGGAGCCGGGACTCGAGGTCGAACCCGGCGAAGCGGTCGAAATCTCGACCGGAGCCGTAATGCCGCCCGGGGCCGACACGATGGTTCCCGTCGAGCGAACGGACCTCGAAGATGGGACGGTTCTGGTCCGCACGAGCGTCGCTCCAGGAGACAACGTCATGTTCGCTGGGGCTGACGTCGCCGCCGGCGAGCGAGCGCTTGGGCCGGGGACGCAGCTGACGCCGCGGGAGACCGGCCTGCTCTCGGCGCTGGGCGTCGACGAGGTCCCCGTTCGTTCCCGTCCCCGCGTGGGAATCGTCTCGACCGGTGACGAACTCGTTCGCCCGGGCGGCGACCTTGAGAGTGCCCGCGGGCAGATCTACGACGTCAACAGCTACACGGTCGCCGCGGGCGTCGAGGAGGCAGGCGGCGAGGCGGTGCTCTACCCGCACGCGGGCGACGACCCCGCCGAGATGGAGCGCGTACTTCGGGAAGCGGCCGAGGGGTGCGATCTCGTGCTCTCGTCCGGATCGACGAGCGCGAGCGCGGTCGACGTGATTTACCGCGTGATCGAGGAACAAGGCGAGTTGCTGCTGCACGGCGTGAGCGTCAAACCCGGGAAGCCGATGCTGATCGGGCGCCTCGAGCGGTCGGATTCGGCGGGACGGTCCGCCTACGTCGGCCTCCCCGGCTACCCCGTCTCGGCGATGATGGTCTTCCGGACGTTCGTCGCACCTGCCATCCGCGAGGCGGCCGGCGTTCCGGAACCCGAGACGGCGACGCTGACCGGCCGCCTGGCTCGAGAGGAGCGATCCGAGCAGGGGCGTCATCGCTTGCTTCCGGTCGGCGTCACGACTGACGGCGACGGCGAGTACCTGGTCTACCCCGTCGACAAGGGGAGCGGGGCGACGACCAGCCTCGTCGAAGCCGACGGAGTCGTCGAAATCGACGCCGACACGGACTACCTCGAGGTCGGCGCAACACTCGAGGTCCGGCTGTTCTCGCCCGATCGTCGGCTCCCGACGCTGTTCGGCGTCGGCGAGGACGATCCGACCCTCAACCGCGTCCTGGATCGTCTGGTGCGACCACGATACCTCCCGATCGGATCGCGCCCCGCACTGCGGCGGCTTCGGACGGGAGCGCCCGACGTGGCCGTGGTCGCCGGGCCGGTCGAGCCGGATCGCGAACCCGAAGGTACCGAACTCGGCTCCTGGGATCGAGAGTGGGGGCTGATCGTGCCTGCGGGGAACCCGGCTGAGGTCGAGGGGCTCGAGTCGCTCGTCGACCGCGACCTGCGGTTCGTCAACCGGACGACCGATTCGGGGTTGCGAACGAGCCTGGGCGTCGCCCTCGCGGAACTCGCGGACGAACGTGGCCAGGACCGCCACGACCTCACCGCGGCCATCGACGGCTTCGATTTGGGACTACGCGCCCACGAGAGCCCTGCTCGACGGGTCATCGCCGGGGAAGCGGACGTCGCGCTCGGACTTCAGGAGACCGCGGAGCGATTGAGCCTCGGATTCGTTTCCCTCGGGGAACAACCAGTCCAAGTCTGGGCAGCGGCCGACCGCATCGACAAACCGGGCGTTCGGGAACTCAAGTCGGCCCTCCGTAAGAAACTCGAATAACGTACGGAGATAGTCTCTGGGCACCGGTAGTCAGGATCTTCGAAGTAGTAGTTTTACGCCCGAGCGGTGTAGTGTGCGTGATGTCGACGATTGCCGAGTTTCGGATCCCGGCCTCGGATACGGCGATGGAAACGACGTTCGAGCGAGCGC from Natronosalvus rutilus includes:
- a CDS encoding molybdopterin biosynthesis protein; protein product: MARKEFRDLATPEQAHEAIRSLSLEGGIDRVPLSEARGRVLVTRVDAELDVPGFDRSSLDGYALRASDTFGADEADPARLELVGEVHAGEEPGLEVEPGEAVEISTGAVMPPGADTMVPVERTDLEDGTVLVRTSVAPGDNVMFAGADVAAGERALGPGTQLTPRETGLLSALGVDEVPVRSRPRVGIVSTGDELVRPGGDLESARGQIYDVNSYTVAAGVEEAGGEAVLYPHAGDDPAEMERVLREAAEGCDLVLSSGSTSASAVDVIYRVIEEQGELLLHGVSVKPGKPMLIGRLERSDSAGRSAYVGLPGYPVSAMMVFRTFVAPAIREAAGVPEPETATLTGRLAREERSEQGRHRLLPVGVTTDGDGEYLVYPVDKGSGATTSLVEADGVVEIDADTDYLEVGATLEVRLFSPDRRLPTLFGVGEDDPTLNRVLDRLVRPRYLPIGSRPALRRLRTGAPDVAVVAGPVEPDREPEGTELGSWDREWGLIVPAGNPAEVEGLESLVDRDLRFVNRTTDSGLRTSLGVALAELADERGQDRHDLTAAIDGFDLGLRAHESPARRVIAGEADVALGLQETAERLSLGFVSLGEQPVQVWAAADRIDKPGVRELKSALRKKLE